Genomic window (Saccharothrix australiensis):
AGGTCCGCCGGCCGGCCCGCCAGGGCGAGCACGGCGTCGATGTCGGCCAGCGGTGCGGCGGCGGGCAGCGCGCCGGGGTAGTGGCGCAGCTCGGCGTGCAGCTCGGCGAGCATGGCGGCGAACGACGCGGGGTCCGGCCGCCATTCGGCGTCGTGCTCGACGTACGAGGCGAACGAGACCACCAGGCCGTCCCAGCGAATCGGACCCAGCAGCGGCTCGACCACGGGCACCCCGCGCCCGGCCAGGAACCGCGCCACCGAGTCCGCTCGGTGGAAGTGCTCGTGGACGTCACCGCGAACCATCGAGGTGACCGCACCGACCCGCGCGACCACCGGCGCCGGCCTGAGGTGCACCACCAGGTTGCTGCCATCCTTCAACACCGACGGCCGCCCATCCGGAAACCCGTGCCGACGAGCCAACGCGAGAACCCTGCCCAACACCTCCACCGCTCCAGAGTCCCAGCACACCCCCATTCGCACCACGCAGATCCCCCGGCGCACAGCGACACCCGCCCAGGGCACACCCCTGTCGGGCTGCGTGTCATCCCCGTACGGCCTGCCCGCAGGGCAACCACGCTTGTCAGGCCAGGTCAAGCACGCCCTTCGCTTGACCTGGCCTGACAAGCGTGGTGGTCTTTGACAGGCCGTACGGGGATGACACGCAGCCTTGCAAAGCTTCGAAGAAGCTTTGCCCTCATCCTTGGTGGCCTGCCCAGCGGCGAGCGCCCTTCTTTAAGCTTTGACCCGCTAAAACCGATGAGCTTCCGTGCTGATCTCAGCCGAAAGAAAAAGAAGCGCTCGCCGCTGGGCAGACCTCCGGGGAGGAAAAGCTTTAAAGGCGTCGTGTTCTCCCCGCATGGCCTGTCAAAGACCACCACAGTCGGTCAGGGGGCGCAAGCGGTGAAGCGTGCTTGCGCCCCCTGACCGACTGTGGTCGCCCTGCGGGCAGGCCATACGGGGAGAACACGAGGCCAGAGGTCTGCGCGGCGCGAGCGGGAGGTGGAGGTAGCGCGCGGCGTGAGCGGAGGGTGTTCGTCCTGTCCGTTGTCCCGGTCGGGAGGTCGCCTCGGCACTGTGAGCTGCGCTACCTCTCTTGATCCAGGAACCGGCCCAGGCGCACCACCCCGATCGCGCCCGTCTACGATCCGGTGAGCCGACGTGGCCAGCCACCCGGCCAAGCCAGAACCAGACAGTGCAGGAGGCACCGTGACGGCCGTAGCCCCGCAGCCGATCGCTACGCGGCCCTTCGGGACTCGCAAGGCGGTCAAGGGTTCGTTCCTGCTGCGGATGTTCCGCACCACGGACCACAAGCAGATCGGCGTCCTCTACCTGGTCACGAGCTTCGCCTTCTTCATGGTGGGCGGCGCGATGGCCATGCTGATGAGGACCGAGCTGGCGCGTCCGGGCATGCAGTTCCTGAGCCAGGAGCAGTTCAACCAGCTCTTCACCATGCACGGCACGGTGATGTTGCTGCTGTACGCGACCCCGATCGTGTTCGGGTTCGCCAACTTCATCCTGCCGCTCCAGATCGGCTCCCCGGACGTGGCGTTCCCGCGCCTGAACGCCTTCTCCTACTGGCTGTACCTGTTCGGCGGCCTGATCGTGATGTCGGGCTTCCTCACGCCCGGCGGCGCGGCCGACTTCGGCTGGTTCGCCTACACGCCGCTGTCGAACGCCATCCACTCGCCCGGCGTCGGCGCCGACCTGTGGATCTCCGGCCTGGTGATCGGCGGTCTCGGCACCATCCTCGGCGCGGTCAACATGATCACGACCGTGGTCTGCCTCCGCGCGCCCGGCATGACGATGTTCCGCATGCCGATCTTCACCTGGAACATCCTGGTGACGAGCGTCCTGGTGCTGCTGGCGTTCCCGATCCTGACCGCGGCGCTGCTCGGCCTGCTCGCCGACCGCCACCTGGGCGCGCACGTGTTCGACCCCGCCAACGGCGGCGTGATCCTGTGGCAGCACCTGTTCTGGTTCTTCGGGCACCCCGAGGTCTACATCGTGGCGCTGCCGTTCTTCGGCATCGTCAGCGAGATCTTCCCCGTCTTCAGCCGCAAGCCGATCTTCGGTTACAACGGCCTGGTGTACGCGACGCTGGGCATCGCGGCGCTGAGCGTCGCCGTGTGGGCCCACCACATGTACGCGACGGGCGCGGTGCTGTTGCCGTTCTTCGCGTTCATGACGTTCCTGATCGCCGTGCCGACCGGTATCAAGTTCTTCAACTGGATCGGCACGATGTGGAAGGGGCAGTTGACGTTCGAGACGCCCATGCTGTTCAGCATCGGCTTCATCGTGACGTTCCTCTTCGGCGGTCTGTCCGGCGTGCTGCTCGCGGCCCCGGCCATCGACTTCCACGTGTCCGACACGTACTTCGTGGTCGCGCACTTCCACTACGTGCTGTACGGCACGAT
Coding sequences:
- the ctaD gene encoding cytochrome c oxidase subunit I, translating into MTAVAPQPIATRPFGTRKAVKGSFLLRMFRTTDHKQIGVLYLVTSFAFFMVGGAMAMLMRTELARPGMQFLSQEQFNQLFTMHGTVMLLLYATPIVFGFANFILPLQIGSPDVAFPRLNAFSYWLYLFGGLIVMSGFLTPGGAADFGWFAYTPLSNAIHSPGVGADLWISGLVIGGLGTILGAVNMITTVVCLRAPGMTMFRMPIFTWNILVTSVLVLLAFPILTAALLGLLADRHLGAHVFDPANGGVILWQHLFWFFGHPEVYIVALPFFGIVSEIFPVFSRKPIFGYNGLVYATLGIAALSVAVWAHHMYATGAVLLPFFAFMTFLIAVPTGIKFFNWIGTMWKGQLTFETPMLFSIGFIVTFLFGGLSGVLLAAPAIDFHVSDTYFVVAHFHYVLYGTIVFATFAGIYFWFPKITGRLLDEPLGKLHFWTTFLGFHATFLVQHWLGNEGMPRRYADYLPSDGFTTLNTISTIGAYILGASTLPFIWNVFKSYRYGETVHVDDPWGFGNSLEWATSCPPPRHNFTELPRIRSARPAFELHYPHMIERMQEEAHVTFTGKAIPHDKGKPAPSEVAAHAVQSGTASEGTEHDHK
- a CDS encoding phosphotransferase → MVHLRPAPVVARVGAVTSMVRGDVHEHFHRADSVARFLAGRGVPVVEPLLGPIRWDGLVVSFASYVEHDAEWRPDPASFAAMLAELHAELRHYPGALPAAAPLADIDAVLALAGRPADLVRARDGLAARWPDLPGQALHGDSHPRNVLFTARGPVWNDFEDAWFGPVGWDVACAARGPLLARDAVARAYPVEGLSYWLELRELFGRCWRLALDLHRDGPGHPARVQRSGRSGR